In a single window of the Trypanosoma brucei brucei TREU927 chromosome 6, complete sequence genome:
- a CDS encoding peptidase M20/M25/M40, putative, with protein sequence MQVDWGAVHKFITDEWDKTLVPTISAYIEVPNQSPHYDQEWATNGLMQKAMDIIIEWVKKQPIKGMKYELFEEKGLTPFLIVEIEGTEPCANTLMMYGHMDKQPPLLPWEEGLHPYKPVYRDGRLYGRGGADDGYAVFSALTAMAAVQKQGIPHGKVVVIIEASEESGSMHLPFYLEKCRDRIGNVDLLICLDSGAMSYDQLWLTTALRGVCGGMLTVETMKEGMHSGLSGGVVPDSFRIARMLLERIEDTNTGEVKIIEANCDIPQHVVESMQSIRAIAYKEQFPLLSGVSTEVDDTVELALRNSWKPCLTVVGDNLPDAATAGNVNRAKTVLRLSLRVPPIVDATKATLAMKRILEADSPYNAKVTFTPDDAGDGCATPRLKPWLVEALNKGSEMAFGKGFASQGMGGSIPFIAMLLKKFPDAQFVVTGVLGPKSNAHGPNEFLHVPFAKGVTTCVARIVADHYHATPKIHKQ encoded by the coding sequence ATGCAGGTTGATTGGGGTGCAGTTCATAAATTCATTACTGACGAATGGGACAAGACCCTCGTCCCCACCATTTCTGCATACATCGAGGTTCCGAACCAAAGCCCCCACTACGACCAGGAATGGGCAACCAATGGGTTAATGCAAAAGGCTATGGATATCATTATTGAGTGGGTCAAAAAACAGCCCATCAAGGGTATGAAATACGAGCTTTTCGAGGAGAAAGGATTAACGCCTTTCCTCATTGTGGAGattgaaggaactgagccaTGTGCCAACACACTAATGATGTACGGCCATATGGACAAACAACCCCCTCTTCTTCCGTGGGAGGAGGGACTCCACCCATATAAGCCAGTGTATCGGGATGGCAGATTATATGGTCGTGGAGGAGCTGACGATGGTTATGCCGTGTTTTCAGCTCTGACCGCAATGGCGGCTGTGCAAAAGCAAGGCATTCCACACGGGAAAGTCGTTGTTATCATTGAGGCCAGTGAGGAATCTGGGAGTATGCACCTCCCTTTTTACCTCGAGAAATGCAGGGACCGCATCGGCAACGTCGATCTTCTTATTTGTTTGGACAGTGGGGCGATGAGCTACGATCAACTTTGGCTGACGACAGCTCTACGAGGAGTATGTGGTGGCATGCTTACAGTGGAAACAATGAAGGAAGGCATGCACAGTGGCCTATCCGGTGGCGTTGTTCCCGATTCCTTTCGTATTGCCCGTATGCTCCTCGAACGTATTGAAGATACAAATACCGGTGAAGTAAAAATTATCGAAGCAAACTGTGACATCCCTCAGCATGTTGTGGAGAGTATGCAGTCAATAAGGGCAATTGCATACAAGGAGCAGTTTCCCCTTCTGTCCGGCGTGTCTACTGAAGTTGATGACACTGTGGAGCTAGCCCTGAGGAATTCTTGGAAACCGTGCTTGACAGTGGTGGGTGATAACCTCCCTGATGCGGCAACGGCTGGGAATGTCAATCGTGCCAAGACCGTGCTGCGGCTCTCCCTCCGTGTCCCCCCTATTGTGGACGCGACGAAGGCCACACTAGCGATGAAAAGAATACTCGAGGCTGATTCCCCATATAACGCCAAAGTAACTTTCACTCCGGATGATGCAGGTGACGGCTGTGCGACACCACGGCTAAAGCCATGGCTTGTGGAGGCGCTCAATAAGGGTAGTGAGATGGCTTTTGGTAAGGGGTTCGCATCACAGGGCATGGGTGGGTCCATTCCTTTTATTGCAATGTTGCTGAAAAAATTTCCGGATGCGCAATTTGTGGTCACCGGCGTTTTGGGACCGAAGAGCAACGCACACGGGCCGAACGAGTTTCTACATGTGCCGTTTGCGAAAGGAGTAACTACGTGTGTTGCCCGAATCGTTGCGGACCACTACCATGCAACGCCAAAGATACATAAGCAGTGA
- a CDS encoding receptor-type adenylate cyclase GRESAG 4, putative yields the protein MSWQEGGGRGCVYPHGNCRRNLTARSPARRYSMYKHSPVITAVSLLHLFPLLLMWMPPVCAENGNVTVNVLSMMYSLGFTTPEVNAINAGFDASLSAHSWKTGSGATISVIRPSSPNATIEDIFQLGVKQSEGKLLVVFGPLGTNHVLKNSDELKKHDLVAIAPVAYSSEVRGWNPHLYFISVEPNAELLALIRYAVVYLRVPRISMMYEKDNTASMGAYEFTVRVLAMLGRHLCGVFVVKESENQNISEDDLNTRWRQFVATRPQAILLFSSLGNTAKWFIKKVAQDNRTANAYLLSTSLQQHFLIKMWREALVLANRTFTPEQLITTGTVPLANDNQSSLIQHFQRDMNNYLDTNSDWKGFAKPDHYLEDDGLGEMMVYGWLAGEVLFEALNNAPQLTNRKSFRESLYKQRRYVIDDLVVGDFGGECNEAVALQGAMCECNQGGSMVYMKSIMDGFRLRPLWEGFLTWGVSECSSANVQVSAPLSGLFVILVDNAIVFRATMRWFLGAQALDEAYDVDNRIFFHPLTVSSENVTQSLEQVRDNRDVSAVFGIVPAAMLDTPNMMFISPMVVGIRQNGFRRNVIHLLPVLAQQLYVLAVYLSNTSSRGVNAFIRGEQAGEISSLLYKSLVTFGVPLDSSKTLGDGDPVASYLSGNGDVFTIGLTLTDVAAVARHLQAHLRARVFVGFNDLAMYYDEFVAAFNASKESIASSERLLFATSFPHWAEKDTKSDVVASFHRIVNESHWDPLTFIGFVAARLLQVILPNMKKVNAELLADRIYTESNIKVDDMRFGPFSDVECVSGTSVSANECASNFGATNISVWSMARVLNSSLPRTQVGMTPSMDYVIPQEGQLTRSQIAGIGIGCVVGFILFIALGVLLRISLRNARDNNLAPKEPTDPVTLIFTDIESSTALWAAHPELMPDAVAAHHRMVRSLIGRYDCYEVKTVGDSFMIASKSPFAAVQLAQELQLCFLQHDWGTNAVDNSYRHFEEQCTEGECEYTPPTARLDPKVYSRLWNGLRVRVGIHTGLCDIRHDEVTKGYDYYGRTPNMAARTESVANGGQVLMTHAAYMSLSAEDRKQIDVTALGDVALRGVSDPVEMYQLNAVPGRNFAALRLDREYFFDEGEDGTTTSTSDHSSSRAELSESAQIIATALQSLLSTFKTAQREKLLLPYCERWRVPLPRKAAFEWDDAYCEEVVRRIAVKVGRVADHCAHSGSESSSTQGSSSIIIVPLHDLYCRENYSI from the coding sequence ATGAGTTGGCAGgaaggtggtggaagaggatGTGTGTACCCTCATGGAAACTGCAGGCGGAACCTTACCGCAAGGAGCCCTGCAAGGCGTTACAGCATGTACAAGCACTCACCTGTCATTACTGCTGTATCACTGCTACacttgtttcctttgctaCTCATGTGGATGCCACCTGTGTGCGCAGAAAACGGTAATGTGACGGTAAATGTGCTATCCATGATGTACAGCCTCGGTTTCACCACTCCTGAAGTTAACGCCATTAATGCCGGCTTTGACGCATCACTGAGTGCCCACAGCTGGAAGACGGGCTCCGGTGCGACAATATCTGTCATCCGTCCCTCATCACCCAATGCGACAATCGAGGACATATTTCAGCTGGGGGTGAAacaaagtgaagggaagttaTTAGTTGTATTCGGGCCCCTGGGTACTAATCACGTCTTAAAGAACAGTGATGAACTGAAGAAACATGATCTTGTTGCCATCGCTCCCGTTGCGTACTCCAGTGAGGTCCGTGGTTGGAACCCTCACCTTTATTTCATAAGTGTCGAACCCAATGCTGAACTCCTCGCCCTCATTCGTTATGCTGTTGTTTACCTCCGTGTCCCACGAATAAGTATGATGTACGAAAAGGACAACACCGCCAGTATGGGAGCGTATGAGTTTACTGTGCGAGTATTGGCGATGTTGGGTCGCCATTTATGTGGAGTGTTCGTTGTGAAGGAGAGTGAGAATCAAAATATCTCTGAGGATGATTTGAACACCAGGTGGAGACAATTTGTTGCTACGCGCCCACAGGCtatattgttgttttcatcccTGGGTAATACAGCAAAGTGGTTCATCAAGAAGGTAGCACAGGACAACCGCACTGCCAATGCGTATCTTCTTTCTACTTCACTACAGCAACATTTTTTGATCAAGATGTGGCGTGAGGCATTGGTGTTAGCTAATCGTACATTCACTCCTGAGCAGCTGATCACAACTGGAACAGTGCCGCTCGCTAATGATAATCAGTCCTCACTGATTCAGCACTTCCAGCGTGACATGAACAACTACCTGGATACAAACAGTGACTGGAAGGGCTTTGCGAAACCCGATCACTACCTTGAGGACGACGGTTTAGGTGAGATGATGGTGTATGGGTGGCTTGCGGGAGAAGTTCTCTTCGAAGCTCTGAATAACGCTCCACAGCTGACGAACCGTAAATCATTCAGGGAATCTCTGTACAAGCAGCGTCGCTACGTGATTGATGACcttgtggttggtgactttggtggtgagtgcaaTGAGGCCGTTGCATTACAGGGTGCCATGTGTGAATGCAATCAAGGTGGCAGTATGGTATATATGAAGAGTATAATGGATGGCTTCCGACTCAGACCTTTGTGGGAAGGGTTCCTAACGTGGGGTGTATCAGAGTGCTCAAGTGCCAATGTACAAGTAAGCGCGCCATTGAGTGGCCTCTTTGTGATTCTGGTGGATAACGCAATTGTTTTCCGAGCGACTATGAGGTGGTTCCTTGGCGCTCAGGCCCTGGATGAGGCATATGATGTTGACAATAGAATATTTTTCCATCCCCTAACAGTATCTTCAGAGAATGTGACGCAATCCCTTGAGCAAGTACGGGACAACAGGGATGTATCTGCAGTATTTGGTATCGTTCCAGCGGCGATGTTGGACACACCGAATATGATGTTCATCAGTCCTATGGTGGTGGGCATCCGCCAGAACGGGTTTAGGAGAAACGTAATACACTTACTGCCTGTGCTTGCGCAGCAACTTTATGTGCTTGCTGTGTATCTCTCCAACACTTCTTCCAGAGGAGTAAATGCATTCATACGCGGTGAGCAAGCAGGGGAGATCAGTAGCCTGCTGTACAAGTCATTGGTTACGTTTGGTGTGCCGCTTGATTCCAGCAAGAcacttggtgatggtgacccGGTAGCGTCATATCTCTCGGGTAATGGAGATGTGTTTACTATTGGACTCACTCTCACTGAcgttgctgcggttgcgcGGCACCTTCAGGCACACCTCAGGGCACGTGTGTTTGTTGGGTTCAATGACCTTGCAATGTACTACGATGAGTTTGTGGCTGCGTTTAATGCGAGTAAAGAGTCTATTGCTAGCTCAGAGCGGCTCCTATTCGCGACGAGTTTTCCACACTGGGCGGAGAAGGACACGAAATCAGATGTGGTTGCAAGTTTCCATCGCATTGTGAATGAATCGCATTGGGATCCACTAACGTTTATCGGTTTTGTTGCAGCTCGGCTGCTTCAAGTGATTCTCCCGaatatgaagaaagtgaatgcaGAGCTGCTGGCAGACCGCATTTACACGGAGTCCAACATCAAAGTGGATGACATGCGATTTGGACCCTTCAGTGATGTGGAATGTGTTTCTGGTACGAGTGTTTCGGCAAATGAGTGTGCCTCAAACTTTGGAGCCACAAACATTTCTGTATGGTCGATGGCGCGTGTGCTGAATTCAAGCTTGCCCAGAACACAGGTTGGGATGACACCGTCTATGGACTATGTTATTCCGCAAGAGGGTCAGCTCACACGGTCACAGATAGCCGGCATAGGTATTGGGTGCGTAGTCGGCTTCATATTGTTTATTGCCCTTGGTGTGCTCCTACGCATCTCCCTGCGGAATGCTCGTGATAACAATCTTGCACCCAAGGAACCAACTGACCCcgtgacactaatatttactgacattgagagcagcactgcgttgtgggctgcacaccctgagctgaTGCCCGATGCCGTCGCCGCGCATCATCGTATGGTCCGTTCACTGATTGGGAGGTATGACTGCTACGAAGTCAAAACTGTAGGGGATTCGTTCATGATAGCGAGTAAGAGtcctttcgctgccgtccaactcgcacaggaactacagctgtgtttcttgcaaCATGACTGGGGAACAAATGCAGTTGATAATTCTTACCGGCACTTCGAGGAGCAATGCACGGAGGGAGAATGTGAGTACACGCCGCCAACTGCGCGGTTGGATCCTAAAGTGTACagtcgtttgtggaatggcctgcgtgtacgtgttggaatccacaccgggttgtgcgacatccgacacgatgaagtgacaaagggatatgactactatgggcggactccaaacatggcagcaaggacggagagtgtagcaaatggtggtcaggtgctgatgacgcATGCGGCGTACATGTCACTGTCAGCTGAGGATCGTAAGCAAATTGATGTCACTGCACTTGGTGATGTTGCACTTCGCGGTGTGAGTGATCCGgtggaaatgtaccagttgAATGCCGTGCCTGGCCGcaactttgctgcattacggCTGGACCGCGAATACTTCTTTGATGAGGGCGAGGATGGCACGACAACCTCCACAAGCGACCACAGTTCTTCACGTGCGGAGCTGAGTGAATCAGCTCAGATAATTGCAACTGCACTACAGTCGCTGTTAAGCACGTTCAAGACAGCACAGCGTgagaagttgttgctgccgtattgtgagcgttggcgtGTGCCTCTTCCCCGTAAAGCCGCATTCGAGTGGGATGACGCCTACTGtgaggaagtggtgcgtcGCATTGCAGTTAAGGTTGGGCGTGTCGCTGACCATTGCGCTCATAGTGGAAGTGAGTCGTCAAGTACGCAAGGCAGTTCATCAATTATTATCGTCCCTCTTCACGACCTGTACTGCCGTGAAAATTATTCTATTTAA